Sequence from the Aspergillus nidulans FGSC A4 chromosome III genome:
TCCTAATCGCTCGGTGCCTGCAAGTCCATCAGATTTGACCACAATATATCATTCGATGAACCATTCAGCACGAATTCACCCCATTCGGAACACGGAGTTACAGGGTAGTTTGTTTTGCAAAGCCCCTGGTAGACCAAACAGTAAAACCACACCAATGTCTCAGATTTGAACTTTAATCGTGCCATTGCCCGTCTTTCTCGGCGAAAAAGATCGAAATGGCTTGAACCCAAATGATAACTCAGCAGCTTATTGCGTATAGAATATCAGTGCCAGATATCTTCGGAGTAATCTACTAAACGTCGAAGGCGAGGTGGGGTCTTCTACTCTCCAGGCTGGGTATCGCTATCCTACATTATAGAATAGGCTTACCTTCCAAGTAGTAGTTGGTTTGTTGAGGTTGAATAGTACCAGAGTACATAAGCGACTCGGGGATATTGGAATCGCAACAATTGCCTAGGTCAGCGACATAACAGTATCTTTGATCAAGAACTCCATGGACTTGCCCTCCAATGTATGCAGGCTAGCGAGAAGTTTTAGTGTGAATGCATCCTTCCCAACGCCAAGTACTCATCGTATGGGATCAGAAAATGCAAGCTCAAAGAAATGTAAACTACATAGTGGTAAGCGAATTAAAAGAACAGAGCAAGACCAATcattcatcatcgccatccttcatctctgtATCCTCCTTTTCACTAAACaacccagcatcatcatgatcatctccttcagcgGGGGGAGgaacctcatcttcttcctcatcgtcatccgcGATCCGCCTAGTCACTTTCGCCCTCCGCCGCTGTacaatatcctcctcctcctcgtcgtcataATCCCCTGCCGTCGGCGTagcggcagcaggagcagcagcagattcttcctcgtcatctgaATCAACAACCATCTCGGAGCTCTTATACTTGTTCGACGACTTGCCGCTACCAGAAGTAGCACCCCTTGATCGCCGCTCCAACCGCCTCCTCTTTTTCGGAGcaccctcctccttgccACTATCATCGGGCTCAGAGCTATGCGCTGTCCCGCGTCGCCCTCATCGTCATTAATGAAGTCATCCTCACGGCGCTGCTTTAGNNNNNNNNNNNNNNNNNNNNNNNNNNNNNNNNNNNNNNNNNNNNNNNNNNNNNNNNNNNNNNNNNNNNNNNNNNNNNNNNNNNNNNNNNNNNNNNNNNNNTCATCTAGTAACGGCCGCCAGTGTGCTCTAAAGCGCTTGACCTTTTCGCCTGTTTCGGATTCAGTAGTCATCTCCGCTTCTTCGCGGGCccgttcctcttctgcccGCTGAGCGCAAGCCTTTGAGCCTCTTCAACGAGCCGCTGACGTTCTTCCGCGATACGCTGCTTCCGCTCccgctcagcctcctccgccttgcggacttcttcttcgcgacgGCGAATCTCGGCCTCCCGGGCCTCGCGGGCCTGCTGTAGTTTAGCggcattcttctcctcgtattccttctggctctggaggGCCCGTTCAAGCTGCTTTATAATTGTCTTGGACATGTTGGCGCGCTGTTCAAGAGACTCAGCCGGGTAAGGCGGATTCTTGGCCTGGGCGATACGCCCGAAAGTCTCGACCGCGGTGCGGAGGCCGTCCGCTGCGTCTTGCACGTCTTGGGCAGTTCGTTGTGTTTCGGGTAGGCTGTATGTGAGGGACGCGATCTGATTCTGGACGAAGGCGACATTGAATTCGAGGTGGGCTTGGGTGGGCGCCACAGAATGTGCGCGTTGGGCATAATCTAGGGCTGTCTTCATGGCTGCGAGGCTCATTTCCTGCTTACCCTTAAGGAGCCAAACGCGGCCGAGACAGGCGAGGATTTGAGCGTCGCGGGCCCGGTCCTTGGATAATGCAGCCTCATAGTGCTCAATGGATCGTGTATACTGGCGTAGCTCAGCGTAGACATGCCCTAGGTTCAGGTAGACGCTCGCGTCTCTCAACGAGTCACGGATTTTGGAGAAGATTTGTACTGCTGTACTAAGATCTTTCCTGTCATCAACCAAAGCGATGGCGATACCTTGCGCTGCATACGCGTTCCGTGGATCCAGCTGAAGAGCCTTGTCGAAGAACTCAACGGCGCGCTCGTACATCTTGCGCcgtttctccttctcctggtcCGTATCACGTCGCATGTCTCTGGCGAACAGCAGGTGGACGTTACCCATACCAGTAAGTGCGTATCGGTCATGCTTGTCAAAATACTGCAGCGTATGCTTGTGATGGCGCTGCTCGTGGTCCTCTGCAATGTTCGCGGCCCGTTTCTTGGACTTACTGAGGTACCACCCGAACAAAGCCCGAACTTCGAGATTAGTGGAATCTGTCTCGTACAGTTTCGCCATCTTCTTGGGCCCTTCATCCGTCGGGCTACGCCGGAGAGCAAGGTATGTTAATCGCGCGCTCGCCTCAGTGTAGTCGCTATGCCGTTCCAGGAGGGCCTCGTAAACTTTCTTCGCCTCATCGGGCATATCAGATGCCTCGAACGCCCGCCCGAGGTTGTAGCTTATTGTTGTGACAAGGGCGTCCGTATCGAGTTCCCCTTCCCTCTCTTGCGATCGAGCACAAGAGTCTAGCGCTGCCTGGAACATGGAACGAGCCATGTTGAGCTGCGAGCTCTGGTATAGGAAGCAACCCATATTATTAAGGAGCTGCGGCGGCAGATTTACTCGGAGGGCAGCCTTCAtttcctcatcttcgaggcCTTCTGGGCGTTCCTCATCAGATATCTCAGCCAGCTGCAATTCTTCCAGTTGTGTCAAGCACTGCATGCTCTTATCCGGGGCGTTCTGCTCATATAGCCGAGAAAGATATACCAAAACTGACTCGTCCGGCGTAATCTTCTTACTTTCATCCTTCCAAAGCGCGCGTACTGCCTCAAACAACGTGATGGCTTTTTTAGCTTCGGCGGACTTGTCTTCTTTCATTCCACTTTTCTGCGCTGCAAAGACCTCCTCCGCATAGAGAGCCGCCAGTAGTGTCATGCACTCCGGGTTCTTTGTCTGCTGTATGattttctccagctgaaaCTTGGCTCCGTCGTAGTCCTTGTTAGACACTTGCATTTGTACAGAGCCAAACTTGGCCGGAAGATAACCTTTATCGCCTCCGCCCCGAGCTTGGTCAGAGCGGTGGTAGAACTCTGCGGCTTTGGCCAGGTCTCCCTCATAATGGCATTTTCGACCGAGAAGGTACCATCCATCGCTGGCTATTTGCATGACGTCAGTGTTCTCAATCGACTTGCGAGCAAGAGTATCAACTGTTGAATAAGCTTTTCGTAAAAGGAAATAACTGCCAAACAGAGCGCAGGTCATAGGATATTCCTTGTCCAGCTTGAAGGCTTTTTGAGTATATTGTGTCATGGCCACCTTGTACAGGGAACCGAATGCCGGATCTGTTGTAGCATGCCGGGAGCTGTCATAAAGGTAATATACcgcgaggaggatgttggCAACTTTCGAGTCGGGATTCTATAAGTGCGGAAGTACTGTATTAGTACCACTACAACATCCAAGATGCATTCTTCGAACTGACATACCAGAGCTAGTGCACGTTCCCAAGCAGCTTTGGCTTGCTCCTTGAAGCCCAATTGCCACAGACAGCATCCGATACCGATCCGAGGATCTGGATCAGTCAGGCCAGGCATTCTCATTAGAACCTTCTGGTACCCTTCCAGCGCTTCTGCATATCGCCCAAGTAGGTAGTGCGCCCTGGCGCGTCCAAGAATAGCCATGGCATTTCTACCACCGAACGCTTTCGAGGATTCATCAAACTGCTTCAGGGCCTGGCGCAATGATTCCACTCTTTCTGAGTTATCAACAGCCCCTGGTCGAACAGGCCGTGGGGGATGTAAAGAGGCGCGCAACAGAGATAAAACACCACGAGCAAGGAAAAGGGGCGGGAAGGATGGGTTCAACCGCGACGCCTCGTTTAATATTCCGGTCGCCTGCTGAATGTAGTAGTCTTTGGTCCTCGCTTCTGTACCCAAACCAACGTCTGATACCACACGAGGCGCCTCCCTGCTCTTCAGCAAGTACAGCCAGCATACCCATCCCAAGAGGCCTAACTTCTCCTTTGTAGCACCTTGAGCAACCGATGCGAGACCCTTGTTTAGGATGTCGATCGCGTGATCGATTTGCTTTTGTTTGGCATAGGCGAGCGCTATGATGACCCAAAAATTCTTCGCCGCTCTTTCATTTTCCAGGAGTGTACATAATTCGGTAGGATCATCGGGAAGCCCTTCGAGACTCACTTCGACCTCGCTGTCGAGTGTGGATGCGGGAATGTCGATGGCGGATGGGATGTCAGAAAATCGAGAATTTGCCAGTACTCCAGTTACGGGGAGCGAATCCCCGTTGACGATGCCATTGGAATATTTGTTCCGTAAAGAGGTCATGGCGGGCGTGCGTAGGCTCCTCGAACCGGCAACGCCTCCTTCAAGACGCGGAGATAAGAGTTCGGTCGAGGAAAGGAGTAACAAGTCCTGTAACTTTAGCTCAAAACTCAACTCATATTCAGTCCATAAGCGTAATCCAGCGAGTCAATTTCAGGACGGACTGTTTGTTATTGCGCgacgagagaagagagcgCGTTCTCGGCTTGCCTGCTGCTCAGATTTCGGCTCAGATGTGACGAGTTGCGGACAATGGCTCAGGGTGTGAGGCCTAAGGCACCAACTGTGGCTCAGGCACACCGCCAATCTGTGGCAATCAGCTCTTGACAAACTCTACGGAGTATGGTAGAACATATATTCGTCGCAATTAGCTTAGCTCAGATACATAGTTCTTGCCGGACATAGTTGAGCTACGATCTAATGATTTACGAAGTACAGTTTTTGCGTTACCTTCCACGTTCCTCGATCACTGAGTAGGCAGGGAGAATTGTTCAAGTAGAGAAGCATTCCATCATAAACCTCTAGAGTCGGTAAATAATAGGTCATCAATCATAAGGATAGGAGGGGACATTATTCATAGTAGAACCCGCCGAAAGACTAGGCCGACAAGATCCAGGACAGTTGCTCCGGTGTCGGTGTGTTGTTCAAAAGCCTAGCCCTAACAGTTTAGGAAGCCGACACAGAAGAACGATAACGAATATCACCCTGAATATCCGACCGACCTCGGTCCAATGTCCCAATCGAACATGCGCCTCGGCGTATCCGTCTTCGGCTGCATTCAACTGCTGTGCATCACCATGACCGACTTCAATACTACCGGCCAACGCGGATGGGAATCGCCCGGTCTCAAAGTATTCATCGAGCAGTTCGTCCTTCTCTGTCCAGCGGGCCCTAAGCCACGCATCAAACTCCTGCTGATCGTCAAGGGGAATATCTGAAACCGCAAACCGTCTCCAGTACATGTTGACGGATGTCGGTGGGCGTCCTTGGACATACGTTGAGCGGAGAGTGAAATATTTGTCGGCATAGCTGCCTTTTCTGTACGAACATCAATCGTCAATTCAGTAGAGACTAAGGCTGAGTCGTAACTTACGGAGGACCTTCGTAACCCACAGTGCAATCGTATACCCACTCAACGGTTCCCCGCAATTGCTGTAAGCAAAAGAACAAGCCAGTcgagcgaggaagaacctGGTGTTTCAGAGGCGGAAACCCATTCTTAGCCCCATATGCATCGCTTCTCCtcttggtgttgatggagagGTTTGTCCCTTCCGGAAATATCAAAAGCCACATAGGGTCATACTTCGGGGCGCCTGAATCAGAGCCTATGTGCTGggtcttcagcttctctaGGCGGTGTTGGAGCCTGGGCTTGTCAGACAGCCATTTACGAGCCATGAAGATGAAGCCGTAAAACGTCATACCCTGGCCAATGATAGGTATGTATTTTAGGGACTCCTTGAGTATGATGAAAATGTGGCCATGCATCATGTTCGAATAAGCAATCCACCAAAGATAGATCCAGTCGGTGTAGACCTGATGGTTGGATATCATGACAAGGCGCTCTGGAAAGGTTGTCTTTAGACGGCCATCGTCGGCGATGCGAACTTGTCCGCGTATACTCTCGTCACCGCTGACCCGGACATAAGTCGGGCAGCCCCACTCGGTAAGGGAAGTTATCACCAGCCCAAAAGATCGTTTCGTGGACGCCATCCAGGCGTAATAATAGTGTTTGTTGATGATGTACAGGGGGCAACCGATCAGCTGCGTCATAAGGATAACGACGCAACAGCAGTTGAACCAAGTTGCAAGAAGCAAAGACCGCAGCACCTGCATGGGTATTCCGTGCTTGAGACGTGGTTGAGCATCTTGACTAGGCTGAGGGTCGTCTCGCAGACGAGCCGCCGGCTTCCGCTGACGAAGCTCGCTTTCGCTCATGATGGCAGGAAATCGTTATGTGGCGGGAGGCGAAGCACGACACTGTTCTtccgaagagagcgagaCAGGTTCCTGCGTTACGGTTAGTTCCTAAGATCTAGGATTCACCACGCGACCATGTTGGTGGAGTCAAAGGCCAAGAGTTGTATTTGCTTACTTTAACAATAGCCTCATGCGAGAACGAATCAATGAAGGATACCTAAAGAATGCGTGGGCTAAGCCATTTCATTcgggacgaagaggagagaagggaaTGAATGCAATAAATCATCCCCGAGATCACATGGGAAAGATGAAAGAGATTGGGAAGCCAAGTATGAATCACGGCTGATGTACCCGACCTTGTGGCCAGTCTAACTTCGGCTAGCAAGGAGAACAGGCAGGCACCATGACGTGGGAAGCTGCTAACCGGACTGCTAAGCCTCCAAGGCGGTCAGCTAGGTATCGCCGATCATTCTGGGGTTCCTCGAAACTCGAGGCTTCAAAAAGTCCCGCTCTATCCTGTACTGTTTCGTGCACGCCACGTCGATTCATcgcttctctgtctctgGATTCACTAGCAGGGATCCCCATCACAAAACaaaacagaaaagaaaagaaaagaaaggaaaagagcatGGACGACTTTCGGTCATAGATTTCCACTCATTGTCAGGCCACGTTTTATTTGCGCCTGCACCACAATGTCAAGAGAATATATACGTTGACATACTAGCTAGCAGCTGATAATCAACCAATGCTTGCCCAATCGTCACGAAAATACCTGTCTGTCTGAGCAACTAAAAGTCACTGGTCTAgctttttattattattttgTTTGCACGATGCTGTCAACGATAAAATTGCGGATCAATCCTATACGGCAACTTTCGTGGAAACGGAACTTTTCAGTTACATTGAGACGACGGGAAATCAGAGATATTGACTCGCTCCCAGCTCGGCTGATTCCGAGTTATCAAGGTGCGCGTCGCAATCAACATGATGTTGCTTCAGCTGATCATAGACCGCTCTAATAGAGTCGAACGAGAATgatcttctctctctccagtGGCCAGCCCCCCCGCGGAACGTTTTTGTCGTCAAAAAGGACTGTGCACCGGAGGTGACCAAGTCGCTGGTCGAGTTCATCAAGTACCGCTCCCGAATCTCAATGTAATCGCAAACTATCTGCTAACTTTTACGGCACTCTAGTCACACGGCGTCTACGTATCCTTCAATTGGCATCGTCTTGGAGCCGAAGGTTGCGGAGGAAGTACACTCATCATTGTCGTTTCCGGTCTATACGGCGCAGTTGGATAGACTGCCCTGCGCATTGCATAAGAAGGTGGACCTCAGCGTTACACTTGGCGGTGATGGGACGATTTTGCATGCTTCCTCTTTATTTGCCACGTGCGTCAATGTTCCACCGATGTTGTCGTTCAGCATGGGTACTCTGGGGTTTCTCGGCGAATGGAAGTTCAGTGAATATAAGCGCGCATTCCGCGAAGTGTATATGTCTGGCGCAGGAGTGGGAGATCGCGCTTCTGTCCTCGCGACCTCCCAGTCTTCGAACGCCAAGGATAAATCAGAGGGCACCACTGGGTGGTCATCAGTTCGCGGCAAATCTATGGGTCTGAATCGGGGAGCTCGAATCTTAATGCGGAACCGTCTCAAGGTTGCTCTATTCAATGCAGATGGGCACCCTGTTGAAGCAGATAAATGTTCAAAACACAACCGAGGCATCGAGAACGACGGACTATACGTTATGAATGAAATCCTGCTTCACCGCGGAAAGGAGCCGCATCTTGCCATCCTGGACGTATATGTGGGAGGGAGATTTCTCACCGAAGCAGTGGCGGACGGTATCATTATTTCCACACCCACTGGAAGCACAGCATACAGTCTTAGCAGCGGAGGCAGTATCGTGCATCCCCTAGTGCCAGCAGTGCTTTTGACCCCAATCTGTGCTCGAAGCCTCAGCTTTCGGCCTTTAGTTTTGCCGGCGAGCACACCAATCACTCTTCGGTTGAGCGAGAAAAATCGGGGGAGAGAACTGGAGGTCAGTATTGACGGCGTCAACATGACCCGAGGAATGACAGCAGGAATGGAAGCTCGTGTCTGGAATGAGGAGATGCGGCATGGCAAGAATGAGTGGCAAGGTGGAGTGCCCTGCGTGATGCGGAGGATTATGGGCGGCGAGTCTCAAGATGGCGAAGCTCATGATGGCTGGGTAGGAGGATTGAATGGACTGCTTAAATTCAACTACCCCTTTGGAGAGTGAGCCAGCGACGGGTGAAAGGTATTCCGCCTCTTCTATACACATCCCTCGTGTCCATTAGCCGCTTCACAAACCACCTCTACGGACACCTCTAATAGTAACGAACATGCTCATTGAATAAGGGCGTTTTCCACGGCTCGCAGCCTCAGGACTCGATATGAATATACGCCGTCATTTCGACTCGGATTTGATTAAAGTGGTATGATCGGAAACCAGTGGGCCTAATCTGTAAACCGATCTTTGGTAGGGAGAGATTTACGGCTATGCCCATCTTGGCCCAGGTTTCAATAGAGAGTGACTCTCACGTTATCATTGAGTATCGGGGTGATAGCCTTCACCGTTGGGCTCACCAATTATTAGATGGTATTCGTGGACTAAGATGACTGATTGCATATGCTCCCCTTCTTCAATGATAACGTGAGAGTCACTCTCTTGTACATAGGAGACTCGAGTAAAGCAAATTACTGTATTCCAGGGCATCTTAGATCTCGGTCGGGTCGTCCTTTAGCAGTGACTCAGGGTGAAACATGGCCAGGCCGTTCATGACGTTTTAGTTTTGGAGTCGCAAATTAGGATTGCAAGCAATAATCATCATAAAATGGGTTGGATTTTCAATCGACATTGGGGATGAGCTCCTTCGAAGCCGGGACGGCCTTTCTCTTGTCGAAGTTGAGATCTAGTTGCCCTGGTACATGTTAAATTACTAAATTGTGCCGACAAGCAGATCAGCGCATACTCACAAGCCGGGTCTATACTAGCGTTATGTATGAAAACCGTCCGCAACAACATGCATATCATCGAATGAATATAAATGTCtcaaaaacaaaaacaaacaaacaaatcGTAGCCTATGAGCATTACAGTAGAAATAGCATTATAGGCTGGCTAAGAAGGACAAGAGGGGTTGTGCCGTCGAAGAGCCGCCGCCCCTTCAGGGATTTTGGAGCCTCTCCTAAGTCCAACCAGCGGTGGTGAAACTCGCACATCCACCATTTACTTTCCTCCCCTCCTGTCTCCCCCCGACTCAGGAGCTCATCTTGAATTCGCCCTTAAACCTGCCCTACCGAccttcctctttccattACTTTGCATCTTTTGGTCTTGGTCGCTTCTATCTTCCACTTGGCTGGTGCTTTCCCCACCCCCCGCTTCTCGACTCTGCCATCTCCCGAATCAGCTCCTACACCTCTCCTGCTTCAGCGCGTTTGGATAAAGAGGGAACTCCAAGACGTGCATCTCACACTTACAGCTTCCTCGCAAGCGCGGGGACTCTTGCGTTGAATATTTTGATAAATTCGTGGGTAAGACCCAAATTCACGCCCAATCCCTATCGTCAGAACCGTCTCCGTCTGCTACCCCAGCCTTCCACTGGTCGACCCGAATCCCTGTGGCATTGGGTCCAGGTGTAAATGCGCCCAACCCCTGGTTCGCAGACCTGGTTCTGCCGCGGATATACGTTTTCAACGTCTTCTAGATGCTAATGCTTTGAGCAGTCCCGGAGCAGTCGTTGAGGCTTTCACCGACGTTTCTCAGGCTACCTTCCCTCCCGTCTGAGAGGTgatccccccctcccccctcttGGGGCGCCCGCCAACCGCACTATTACCTAGAACGACTTCGTCGTACGAAAAGTATGTCAGCATAAGTCCCACGTTCGTCTGgctttcctgttcctgctttATTTCGTCGTATGGGAAGACATTTAGACTTTTAGTGTACTATGGCTAACTGACTCCCTTGTCTAGAGGCATGTATTCCGCAGACCAGTTCAT
This genomic interval carries:
- a CDS encoding putative RNA polymerase II transcription elongation factor (Ctr9) (transcript_id=CADANIAT00006217) — translated: MTSLRNKYSNGIVNGDSLPVTGVLANSRFSDIPSAIDIPASTLDSEVEVSLEGLPDDPTELCTLLENERAAKNFWVIIALAYAKQKQIDHAIDILNKGLASVAQGATKEKLGLLGWVCWLYLLKSREAPRVVSDVGLGTEARTKDYYIQQATGILNEASRLNPSFPPLFLARGVLSLLRASLHPPRPVRPGAVDNSERVESLRQALKQFDESSKAFGGRNAMAILGRARAHYLLGRYAEALEGYQKVLMRMPGLTDPDPRIGIGCCLWQLGFKEQAKAAWERALALNPDSKVANILLAVYYLYDSSRHATTDPAFGSLYKVAMTQYTQKAFKLDKEYPMTCALFGSYFLLRKAYSTVDTLARKSIENTDVMQIASDGWYLLGRKCHYEGDLAKAAEFYHRSDQARGGGDKGYLPAKFGSVQMQVSNKDYDGAKFQLEKIIQQTKNPECMTLLAALYAEEVFAAQKSGMKEDKSAEAKKAITLFEAVRALWKDESKKITPDESVLVYLSRLYEQNAPDKSMQCLTQLEELQLAEISDEERPEGLEDEEMKAALRVNLPPQLLNNMGCFLYQSSQLNMARSMFQAALDSCARSQEREGELDTDALVTTISYNLGRAFEASDMPDEAKKVYEALLERHSDYTEASARLTYLALRRSPTDEGPKKMAKLYETDSTNLEVRALFGWYLSKSKKRAANIAEDHEQRHHKHTLQYFDKHDRYALTGMGNVHLLFARDMRRDTDQEKEKRRKMYERAVEFFDKALQLDPRNAYAAQGIAIALVDDRKDLSTAVQIFSKIRDSLRDASVYLNLGHVYAELRQYTRSIEHYEAALSKDRARDAQILACLGRVWLLKGKQEMSLAAMKTALDYAQRAHSVAPTQAHLEFNVAFVQNQIASLTYSLPETQRTAQDVQDAADGLRTAVETFGRIAQAKNPPYPAESLEQRANMSKTIIKQLERALQSQKEYEEKNAAKLQQAREAREAEIRRREEEVRKAEEAERERKQRIAEERQRLVEEAQRLALSGQKRNGPAKKRR
- a CDS encoding NADH kinase POS5 (transcript_id=CADANIAT00006219); protein product: MLSTIKLRINPIRQLSWKRNFSVTLRRREIRDIDSLPARLIPSYQESNENDLLSLQWPAPPRNVFVVKKDCAPEVTKSLVEFIKYRSRISIHTASTYPSIGIVLEPKVAEEVHSSLSFPVYTAQLDRLPCALHKKVDLSVTLGGDGTILHASSLFATCVNVPPMLSFSMGTLGFLGEWKFSEYKRAFREVYMSGAGVGDRASVLATSQSSNAKDKSEGTTGWSSVRGKSMGLNRGARILMRNRLKVALFNADGHPVEADKCSKHNRGIENDGLYVMNEILLHRGKEPHLAILDVYVGGRFLTEAVADGIIISTPTGSTAYSLSSGGSIVHPLVPAVLLTPICARSLSFRPLVLPASTPITLRLSEKNRGRELEVSIDGVNMTRGMTAGMEARVWNEEMRHGKNEWQGGVPCVMRRIMGGESQDGEAHDGWVGGLNGLLKFNYPFGE
- a CDS encoding lysophospholipid acyltransferase family protein (transcript_id=CADANIAT00006218), whose amino-acid sequence is MSESELRQRKPAARLRDDPQPSQDAQPRLKHGIPMQVLRSLLLATWFNCCCVVILMTQLIGCPLYIINKHYYYAWMASTKRSFGLVITSLTEWGCPTYVRVSGDESIRGQVRIADDGRLKTTFPERLVMISNHQVYTDWIYLWWIAYSNMMHGHIFIILKESLKYIPIIGQGMTFYGFIFMARKWLSDKPRLQHRLEKLKTQHIGSDSGAPKYDPMWLLIFPEGTNLSINTKRRSDAYGAKNGFPPLKHQVLPRSTGLFFCLQQLRGTVEWVYDCTVGYEGPPKGSYADKYFTLRSTYVQGRPPTSVNMYWRRFAVSDIPLDDQQEFDAWLRARWTEKDELLDEYFETGRFPSALAGSIEVGHGDAQQLNAAEDGYAEAHVRLGHWTESFGGFYYE